TTTTGATGCGGTTTTAAGACGCTAGTTTCGGGGTGGCCAGTACCTGGTCCACCCTGTTTCTATCCACATCCACCACTTCAAAGCGCCAGTCGTTCCAGTCAAATTTTTCCGTTTTTTTCGGAATCCGGCCCAGCGAGGCCAGCACGAAACCACCCACGGTGTGAAAGTTGCCCAAGGCCTCTTGTGGCAAATCGCGAATGCCGAGCTTGATTTTCATTTCGTCGATGGGCAACAGCCCGTCCAACAGCCAGGATCCGTCCTCGCGGCGCACGGCCAGTGATTCTTCGGGCGTGTCCATCATGGGCATCATGTCGCCCACCACGCTGGAAAGCACGTCATCAATGGTGACAATACCTTCGGTCATGCCAAATTCGCTCACTACAAACGCGAAGGTTTTTTTCTGTTGCCGAAATGTTCGCAGCAAATCAACCAGCGTGAGCGATGCGGGCACAAACAGGGCGTTTTGAAGCGGAATTTCGGCGAAATCAATGTCGCCTTCCATGGCGGCCTGCAAGATGTCATGGCTTTCTGCCACCCCGATGACCTGTTGCAAACTGCCTTTGCAGATGGGCAGCATGGAATGGGGTGCTTCGCGAAGCAGGCGCAGGTTGTCTTCACGGGGGGCGTTCAAGTCGAGGTAAGCAATGTCGCTGACCGGTGTCATGACCGAAGCCAGTCGGCGGTCTTCAAGGCGCAGCACGTTGCTCATCAGGTGGCGTTCTTCAGGTGCC
The nucleotide sequence above comes from Limnobacter thiooxidans. Encoded proteins:
- a CDS encoding hemolysin family protein codes for the protein MNAFWILVLLILVSGFFALSEMALASSRRSKLQAMADAGNHKAGIALDIMGNPSRLLAATQTGITAAALLMGIYGESALTATFQHYIDLYFPTLTDWADTISFAVTIALVTGFSIIFGEIVPKRLAIANPEVVAAFCAPFMSIFLKVLSPAIALLSKGSDLVLSFIPFKAAPAVSTIEEIQAFLDEGAKTGMLAPEERHLMSNVLRLEDRRLASVMTPVSDIAYLDLNAPREDNLRLLREAPHSMLPICKGSLQQVIGVAESHDILQAAMEGDIDFAEIPLQNALFVPASLTLVDLLRTFRQQKKTFAFVVSEFGMTEGIVTIDDVLSSVVGDMMPMMDTPEESLAVRREDGSWLLDGLLPIDEMKIKLGIRDLPQEALGNFHTVGGFVLASLGRIPKKTEKFDWNDWRFEVVDVDRNRVDQVLATPKLAS